A portion of the Calothrix sp. 336/3 genome contains these proteins:
- the ureE gene encoding urease accessory protein UreE, producing MLTLTQRQPANSGVVANLTIELTAEERTRSRHRWETPSGEVVFLRLPRGTVLQDGDILQDESNSTYVRIVAKPEAVITVTGESSSDLFRAAYHLGNRHVPVEINPSYLRLSPDPVLQTMLEKMGLQVVEEIVAFQPEVGAYGHHH from the coding sequence ATGTTAACACTTACTCAGCGTCAACCAGCAAACTCAGGTGTTGTAGCTAATTTGACCATAGAATTAACTGCGGAAGAGCGTACCCGCAGTCGTCACCGTTGGGAAACACCTTCTGGGGAGGTGGTATTTTTGCGTTTGCCACGGGGTACGGTACTCCAGGATGGAGATATTTTACAAGATGAGAGTAATAGTACTTATGTGAGAATTGTAGCCAAGCCGGAAGCTGTAATTACAGTCACGGGTGAGTCTAGTAGTGATTTATTCCGAGCTGCATACCACCTAGGGAATCGTCATGTACCAGTAGAGATTAATCCCAGCTATTTACGCTTGTCTCCTGACCCAGTTTTACAGACAATGTTAGAAAAAATGGGTTTGCAGGTAGTCGAGGAGATTGTTGCCTTTCAGCCAGAAGTAGGTGCCTATGGACACCATCATTAA
- a CDS encoding lipid kinase, translating into MSRRALLLVNRHSRQGQKRLSEAIDFLEKLGFSLLQESTEHPHHLPEVIHRYKYEVDLVIIGGGDGTLNAALDALVETQLPLGILPLGTANDLARTLNIPTSLPEACKVIASGTIRKIDVGKVNDKYFFNVASLGLSVKITQKLTKEVKRKWGIFAYAYTALQAVWNSRPFSAEIHINGQKIVTKTVQIAVGNGRYYGGGMAVVHDAAIDDQRLDLYSLEIQHWWQILLLIPAMRQGRHIHLPGVRGLQGQEITVYTRKPRPINTDGEITTYTPAHFLVLPQALAVIVP; encoded by the coding sequence ATGAGTCGCCGTGCATTATTGCTAGTTAACCGCCATTCCCGTCAAGGGCAAAAGCGACTATCTGAAGCTATCGATTTTTTAGAAAAACTCGGTTTTTCATTGCTGCAAGAGTCTACAGAACATCCGCATCATCTCCCGGAAGTAATTCATCGTTATAAATATGAAGTAGATTTAGTCATTATTGGTGGTGGAGACGGTACCTTAAATGCCGCACTTGATGCTTTAGTCGAAACCCAATTACCACTGGGCATTTTACCTTTAGGTACAGCTAATGATTTGGCAAGAACTTTAAATATACCGACTTCCTTACCCGAAGCTTGTAAAGTTATCGCTAGTGGTACAATCAGGAAAATTGATGTAGGTAAAGTCAATGACAAGTATTTTTTTAACGTTGCAAGCTTGGGATTAAGTGTCAAAATTACCCAGAAATTAACTAAAGAAGTTAAACGCAAGTGGGGTATTTTTGCCTATGCTTATACTGCCCTACAAGCAGTTTGGAATTCTCGCCCTTTTAGTGCAGAAATACACATCAATGGTCAAAAAATAGTCACAAAAACAGTCCAAATTGCTGTGGGCAATGGTCGCTATTATGGAGGAGGAATGGCAGTTGTTCATGATGCTGCCATTGATGATCAAAGATTAGATTTATATAGTTTAGAAATTCAACATTGGTGGCAAATATTGTTATTAATTCCAGCTATGCGTCAAGGACGACATATTCATTTGCCGGGAGTACGAGGATTACAGGGGCAAGAAATAACAGTTTATACAAGAAAACCTCGCCCTATAAATACTGATGGGGAAATTACAACTTACACCCCGGCACATTTTTTAGTACTACCTCAAGCTTTAGCTGTGATTGTTCCCTAA
- a CDS encoding glycosyltransferase family 2 protein, whose translation MPKVSICIPTFNRIHLLPLAIESVLQQTYQDFELLVCDDGSTDGTSEMMANYTDTRVKYICHGKNIGKSNNMRSGFDAASGDYFVKFDDDDKLTPEFLAETVAILDNHPDVDFVGTDHWIIDIDNIRNVEQTKNNSRKWKRTELSEGIVHNLLETVFVHQSFQIGATLFRRKALQELDFMRANWQNCEDNDLFVRLALGNKQGYFLPKLLMEYRCHPEQQTPDRAIRYLQDKIQYLQSYNFASAKLESIRCQRLAETQLLLGIRLIEKGDTEKGRQLTIAGKSTSYLKASIALTLSLLPLGMRRQLLGFLRTHQKS comes from the coding sequence ATGCCTAAAGTTAGTATTTGTATCCCAACATTTAACCGCATTCACCTTTTACCCCTGGCAATTGAAAGTGTATTGCAACAAACTTATCAAGATTTTGAATTACTTGTTTGTGACGATGGTTCTACAGATGGAACATCAGAGATGATGGCTAACTATACAGATACACGTGTCAAGTATATTTGTCATGGTAAAAATATTGGTAAAAGTAATAATATGCGCTCTGGGTTTGATGCGGCAAGTGGTGATTATTTTGTGAAATTTGATGATGATGATAAGTTAACACCAGAGTTTTTAGCAGAGACTGTTGCTATTTTAGACAATCATCCAGATGTGGATTTTGTTGGTACTGACCATTGGATTATTGATATTGATAATATTAGAAATGTCGAGCAGACAAAAAATAATTCTCGCAAATGGAAAAGAACGGAATTGTCTGAGGGAATTGTCCATAATCTCTTAGAGACTGTATTTGTACATCAAAGTTTTCAAATTGGTGCCACTTTATTTAGACGAAAAGCTTTACAAGAATTAGATTTCATGCGAGCTAACTGGCAAAATTGCGAGGATAATGATTTATTTGTGAGGTTAGCTTTAGGGAATAAGCAAGGATATTTCTTACCTAAATTATTAATGGAATATCGTTGTCACCCAGAACAACAAACTCCAGATAGGGCAATTCGCTATTTACAAGATAAAATTCAGTATCTACAGAGTTATAATTTTGCCTCTGCTAAGTTGGAAAGTATTCGATGTCAACGTTTAGCTGAAACTCAGTTACTTTTAGGTATACGTCTAATTGAGAAGGGAGATACTGAAAAAGGTAGACAATTGACGATCGCGGGAAAATCCACATCCTACCTGAAAGCTTCTATTGCCTTAACATTATCCCTTCTACCTTTAGGAATGAGACGACAATTGCTAGGATTTCTCAGAACCCATCAAAAATCTTAG
- a CDS encoding nitrate ABC transporter ATP-binding protein (This model describes the ATP binding subunits of ATP-binding cassette (ABC) transporters for nitrate transport, or for bicarbonate transport, in bacteria and archaea.) gives MQNRNLQLANTRRDTLGMPPSSTQPRNSQPFLEIRDVCKVYPTKKGPFTVLDGVNLNVNQGEFICVIGHSGCGKSTLLNMVSGFNFPTSGQVLLEGQPITKPGPDRMVVFQNYALLPWRTAFENIYLAVNAVYPEKSEPEKRAIVRENLAMVGLADAMDKKPTQMSGGMRQRVSIARALAIRPKVLILDEPFGALDAITKEELQEELLKIWNDNRCTVLMITHDIDEALFLADKLVMMTNGPHAKIGEVMEIPFERPRDRTRIMEDPKYYQLRNYALDFLFNRYAHDDVG, from the coding sequence ATGCAAAACCGTAACCTCCAACTTGCTAATACTCGCAGAGATACTTTAGGAATGCCTCCATCATCCACACAACCAAGAAATAGTCAACCCTTCTTAGAAATTCGTGATGTTTGCAAGGTTTACCCAACAAAAAAGGGACCTTTCACTGTTCTTGATGGGGTGAATTTGAATGTTAATCAGGGTGAATTTATCTGTGTGATTGGTCACTCTGGTTGTGGAAAATCAACTCTGTTGAATATGGTGTCTGGGTTTAATTTTCCGACCTCTGGACAAGTATTGCTGGAAGGGCAACCGATTACTAAGCCTGGTCCTGACCGGATGGTAGTATTCCAAAACTATGCTTTACTACCTTGGCGTACAGCTTTTGAAAATATTTATCTGGCTGTGAATGCGGTGTATCCGGAGAAATCTGAACCAGAAAAGCGGGCGATCGTGAGAGAGAACCTGGCAATGGTGGGATTAGCAGATGCTATGGATAAAAAACCCACTCAGATGTCCGGGGGGATGCGGCAACGGGTTTCCATTGCTCGTGCTTTGGCGATTCGTCCCAAGGTGCTAATTTTAGATGAACCCTTTGGAGCTTTGGACGCAATTACCAAGGAAGAACTACAGGAAGAACTGTTAAAAATATGGAATGACAACCGTTGCACGGTGTTAATGATTACCCATGATATTGATGAAGCTCTATTTTTAGCGGATAAATTGGTAATGATGACCAATGGTCCCCACGCGAAAATTGGTGAAGTCATGGAAATTCCCTTTGAACGTCCCCGCGATCGCACACGCATTATGGAAGACCCCAAATACTACCAACTACGTAACTACGCTCTCGATTTTCTATTCAATCGTTACGCCCATGATGATGTTGGTTAA
- a CDS encoding Npun_R2821/Npun_R2822 family protein: MSNFGIYTLANDIVYDQLVALLNSIEVNVSSDIPICIIPYDERIDQVKAEVKSRPQVTLFDNYDVIKKWDKFTNEVWDAHPRARDSRLKRPGWYKGFVHRKLAAFDGEFDKFIFYDADSLAMKRVADVWQKVTEYDLVFDDWEHDKPENATDINLEMAAKKYNLPEKELSHRLHCNSFVASRRDLFSLEELQFIQNNLVHNQEIDWINYKFWWSSSALFNYMTLDPKYSIFNYTLSPRYEDRTGNCANADAFVNQNNILYNQDGMKPIYRIHYMSYGASEFARLSRGEDVDICYRNEFLYYRFMHQPEQKPRVLTKPSLPTVTNRFIQKTVKKIQRTFA, from the coding sequence ATGAGTAATTTCGGTATTTATACTCTTGCCAATGATATTGTTTATGACCAGTTGGTAGCATTACTGAATAGTATTGAAGTGAATGTTAGCTCAGATATTCCTATTTGTATAATTCCCTATGATGAGCGGATTGATCAGGTAAAAGCAGAAGTAAAATCTCGTCCTCAAGTTACACTATTTGATAATTACGACGTCATCAAAAAATGGGATAAGTTTACCAATGAAGTATGGGATGCTCATCCGAGAGCTAGAGATTCTCGTTTAAAACGTCCCGGTTGGTATAAGGGGTTTGTGCATCGCAAACTAGCCGCATTTGATGGTGAATTTGATAAATTCATTTTTTATGATGCTGATAGTTTAGCCATGAAAAGAGTCGCTGACGTTTGGCAAAAAGTTACAGAATATGATTTAGTTTTTGATGATTGGGAACATGATAAGCCAGAGAATGCTACAGATATTAATTTAGAGATGGCGGCAAAGAAATACAATTTACCCGAAAAGGAGTTAAGTCATCGATTACATTGTAATAGTTTTGTCGCTTCTCGTCGAGATTTGTTTAGTCTAGAAGAGCTACAATTTATCCAGAATAATTTAGTCCATAATCAGGAAATAGATTGGATTAATTATAAATTTTGGTGGTCTAGTTCGGCATTATTTAATTACATGACCCTTGACCCTAAATATTCTATTTTTAACTATACTTTAAGTCCTCGATATGAAGATAGAACTGGCAATTGTGCGAATGCAGATGCTTTTGTCAACCAAAATAATATACTTTACAACCAAGATGGCATGAAACCTATTTATCGTATCCATTATATGAGCTACGGAGCAAGTGAGTTTGCTCGTTTATCTCGTGGAGAAGATGTAGATATTTGTTATCGTAATGAATTTTTATATTATCGTTTTATGCATCAACCTGAACAAAAACCTCGAGTTCTCACTAAACCTAGTTTACCAACAGTAACTAATCGTTTTATTCAGAAGACAGTCAAGAAGATTCAACGAACTTTTGCTTAA
- a CDS encoding glycosyltransferase family 4 protein has protein sequence MNILMLSSTFPYPPTRGGTQVRTFNLLKYLQRNHAVTLVTQQEADVTNDEIAALREFVDNLVIFQRPPDVTGGTFSKIQRFATFLRQGTPPSVLNRYSSEMQNWISESTFQGKFDVITCEHSVNEIYIQPDVQKQVRTVVNIHSSVYGTCRQQLETSISENTWRDKINLPLLRRYESNYCSKFSQIVVTTAEDKIQIQEFNPQGEITIIPNGVDLVTFPYRTSDPGGNRLVFIGAMDNLANIDAVCFFVREVLPEIQKNYPNTTFDIVGSRPVSEVVALQNQPGVTVTGRVPSMVDYLHKSTICIVSMRTGYGIKNKTLEAMAAGVPVVGSDRGLEGLEVNSANVPLRALRANTPQEYITAITQLFQNPQLREELSINARQFIESEFTWESAARRYEEVCLGNNHS, from the coding sequence ATGAACATTTTGATGCTTTCTTCTACATTCCCCTATCCACCGACACGGGGAGGAACCCAAGTTAGAACATTTAATTTACTTAAGTATTTGCAACGAAATCATGCAGTAACTCTTGTCACCCAGCAAGAAGCGGATGTGACAAATGATGAAATTGCCGCATTACGGGAATTTGTAGATAATTTGGTAATTTTCCAGCGTCCCCCGGATGTAACTGGGGGTACTTTTTCCAAAATTCAGCGCTTTGCAACTTTTTTACGACAAGGTACACCACCAAGTGTCTTAAATCGCTATTCTTCGGAAATGCAAAACTGGATTAGTGAATCTACTTTCCAGGGGAAATTTGATGTGATTACCTGCGAGCATAGTGTGAATGAAATATACATTCAACCTGATGTTCAAAAACAAGTTAGAACCGTAGTTAATATTCACAGTTCTGTTTATGGAACCTGTCGTCAACAACTAGAAACTAGTATTTCAGAAAATACCTGGCGAGATAAAATTAATCTGCCTCTATTACGACGTTATGAATCAAATTATTGCTCAAAATTTTCTCAAATTGTGGTGACAACAGCAGAGGATAAAATTCAAATTCAAGAATTTAATCCCCAGGGTGAAATTACTATCATTCCTAATGGTGTAGACTTAGTGACTTTTCCCTATCGCACATCCGATCCAGGAGGAAATCGTCTCGTTTTTATTGGTGCAATGGATAATTTAGCAAATATTGATGCAGTCTGCTTTTTTGTCAGAGAAGTATTACCAGAAATTCAGAAAAATTATCCCAATACAACTTTTGATATTGTTGGTTCTCGTCCCGTTTCAGAAGTCGTTGCATTACAAAATCAACCAGGAGTCACTGTGACAGGACGTGTTCCTTCCATGGTAGATTATCTCCATAAATCTACTATCTGTATCGTATCAATGCGAACTGGCTACGGTATAAAAAATAAGACATTAGAAGCTATGGCAGCAGGTGTACCTGTTGTGGGTAGCGATCGCGGTTTGGAAGGACTCGAAGTGAATAGTGCAAATGTACCACTGAGAGCTTTACGGGCAAATACTCCCCAGGAATATATCACCGCAATTACCCAACTTTTTCAAAACCCTCAACTGCGAGAGGAACTCTCTATAAATGCCAGACAATTTATTGAATCAGAGTTTACTTGGGAAAGTGCTGCCAGACGTTATGAGGAGGTATGCTTAGGGAACAATCACAGCTAA
- a CDS encoding Npun_R2821/Npun_R2822 family protein, which yields MNNFGIYTLANDIVYDQLVALLNSIEINVGENIPVCIIPYDDRLERVKKEIESRPQVTLFDNWDIIEMWDKFAHDIWAVHPHNNRAKTNRHSWYKSPLQRKFVAFEGLFEKFVFYDADSLAMQKLTNVIDKLQKFDFIFDDWEHLKSKEHAALDISLIEKTGLYTEKDIRSKLHCSSFFAAKRGLFTANEIEGMRQKLIVEGEVNWINGWWDDAFLFNYLTLRCDRPLFNFTLSPNGEERTGNCANADPFVNINNVLYNKDGQKPIHRIHYMSYSSSDFTRLCQGEDVDICYRDEFLYYRFLKNPEQKPKSFKSPSLTTKTSRFMKKIKNKIKRSIA from the coding sequence ATGAATAATTTTGGTATTTATACCCTTGCCAATGATATTGTTTATGACCAACTAGTAGCATTACTGAATAGTATTGAGATCAATGTTGGTGAAAATATTCCTGTTTGTATAATTCCCTATGATGACCGACTGGAGAGAGTGAAAAAGGAGATAGAATCTCGTCCTCAGGTGACTCTATTTGATAATTGGGACATTATAGAAATGTGGGATAAATTTGCTCATGATATTTGGGCAGTTCATCCTCATAACAATAGAGCAAAAACTAATCGTCACAGTTGGTATAAAAGTCCTTTACAAAGGAAGTTTGTGGCATTTGAAGGATTATTTGAAAAATTTGTTTTTTACGATGCAGATAGTTTAGCAATGCAGAAATTAACTAATGTCATTGATAAATTGCAAAAGTTTGATTTTATTTTTGATGACTGGGAGCATCTCAAAAGCAAAGAACACGCAGCTTTAGATATATCACTCATTGAAAAAACTGGACTATATACCGAGAAAGATATTCGTTCCAAACTACATTGTTCTAGCTTTTTTGCTGCTAAACGTGGTTTATTTACTGCGAATGAAATAGAAGGGATGAGACAGAAATTAATTGTTGAAGGGGAGGTTAATTGGATTAATGGTTGGTGGGATGATGCTTTCCTGTTTAATTATTTAACTTTACGTTGCGATCGCCCTCTATTTAATTTCACTCTCAGTCCTAATGGTGAGGAGCGTACAGGGAACTGTGCGAATGCTGATCCCTTTGTGAATATCAATAATGTTCTATACAACAAGGATGGACAAAAGCCAATTCATCGTATTCATTACATGAGCTATTCTTCTAGTGATTTTACTCGCTTGTGTCAAGGTGAGGATGTTGATATTTGCTACAGAGATGAGTTCTTATATTATCGATTTTTGAAGAATCCAGAACAAAAGCCAAAATCTTTTAAGTCTCCTAGTTTAACAACTAAAACTAGTCGATTTATGAAGAAGATTAAAAATAAGATTAAGAGGTCTATTGCTTAA
- the rsmI gene encoding 16S rRNA (cytidine(1402)-2'-O)-methyltransferase — MATEPQPSTLYIVGTPIGNLEDMTFRGIKILQGVDLIAAEDTRHTGKLLQHFQIKTPQISHHEHNLNSRIPELIQKLQSGMAIALVTDAGMPGISDPGYELITSCIQEKIPVVPIPGATAAITALSAGGLPTDKFIFEGFLPAKSKARREHLAKLHTEHRTLIFYESPHRLRDTLQDFADIFGQQRQIVLARELTKLHEEFWRGTIAAAIQEWSDRQPQGEYTILVAGTSPTNREFTEAELQAELTKLIHQGISRSQASRELAEITSLPKRQIYQIALTILAPGEE, encoded by the coding sequence ATGGCAACAGAACCCCAACCGAGTACTCTCTATATTGTCGGTACACCTATCGGTAACTTAGAAGATATGACATTTCGTGGTATCAAAATTCTCCAAGGTGTGGACTTAATTGCCGCAGAAGATACCCGTCATACAGGAAAATTACTCCAGCACTTCCAGATTAAAACCCCCCAAATTAGTCATCACGAACATAATCTCAATAGTCGGATTCCCGAATTGATTCAGAAGTTGCAATCAGGGATGGCGATCGCCCTAGTTACAGATGCAGGGATGCCAGGGATTTCCGATCCTGGGTATGAATTAATCACTAGCTGCATTCAGGAAAAAATTCCCGTAGTTCCCATACCCGGTGCAACTGCGGCGATTACTGCTCTCAGTGCTGGAGGATTACCCACAGATAAATTTATTTTTGAAGGGTTTTTACCTGCCAAATCCAAAGCCAGACGAGAACATCTGGCTAAATTACACACAGAACACCGCACTCTAATTTTCTATGAATCTCCCCACAGATTGCGCGATACTTTACAAGACTTTGCAGATATTTTTGGGCAACAACGGCAAATCGTTTTAGCTAGGGAATTGACGAAATTACACGAAGAATTTTGGCGGGGAACCATTGCCGCAGCTATTCAAGAATGGAGCGATCGCCAACCCCAGGGAGAATATACCATACTAGTAGCAGGGACTTCACCCACCAACCGTGAATTTACAGAAGCTGAATTACAAGCAGAACTCACAAAACTGATTCATCAAGGTATCTCTCGCTCCCAAGCAAGTCGGGAATTAGCTGAGATTACCTCCCTCCCTAAGCGACAAATTTATCAAATCGCTCTGACAATTTTGGCACCAGGGGAAGAGTGA
- a CDS encoding ABC transporter permease, with the protein MAIQQSLPLGKKIKFRQFQNLVADSLTIFWGEWLELRARITQVAASGLVSPLIYIVAFGLGLGNSIQPGSGISGEYKNYLEFILPGMVALSSMTVSFAGTTFSICGDRLFTKNFEELLLVPIHPLALHLGKMLAGVVRGGMTSISVIIVALLFSGNWNFLNPLFLLIMLLNCAVFSGLGVLVGLSVRSLESVGLYNNFVIVPMSFLGATFFDPVKLPFFLKILVYCLPLTYASLGLRAAVYLPLSQFPWYTVVILLVMAIALSLLGAKQFSSQQD; encoded by the coding sequence GTGGCTATTCAACAATCATTACCACTTGGTAAAAAGATTAAATTTCGGCAATTCCAAAATTTAGTTGCAGACAGCTTGACAATTTTCTGGGGAGAATGGTTGGAGCTACGTGCCAGAATTACCCAGGTGGCAGCATCGGGGTTAGTTTCACCACTAATATATATTGTGGCGTTTGGTTTAGGTTTAGGTAATTCCATTCAGCCGGGAAGCGGCATTAGTGGAGAATACAAGAACTACCTAGAGTTTATTTTACCAGGAATGGTAGCTTTATCATCCATGACAGTCAGTTTTGCGGGGACAACTTTCTCGATTTGTGGAGATAGATTATTTACAAAAAACTTTGAAGAATTGTTATTAGTTCCTATCCACCCCTTAGCTTTACATCTAGGCAAAATGTTAGCAGGAGTGGTGCGGGGGGGAATGACATCGATTTCCGTAATTATCGTCGCTCTGCTATTTTCCGGCAACTGGAATTTTCTCAATCCCTTGTTTCTATTAATTATGCTGCTGAATTGTGCAGTGTTTTCCGGTTTAGGGGTACTAGTGGGGTTGAGTGTGCGATCGCTGGAATCGGTGGGACTGTACAATAACTTTGTGATTGTTCCCATGTCATTTCTGGGTGCAACATTCTTCGACCCTGTAAAATTACCATTTTTCCTGAAAATACTAGTTTACTGCCTACCCCTAACCTACGCTAGTTTAGGATTACGAGCCGCCGTCTACTTACCATTATCCCAGTTTCCCTGGTATACTGTCGTCATTTTATTAGTGATGGCGATCGCTCTGTCTCTGTTAGGTGCGAAACAATTTAGCAGTCAACAGGATTAG
- a CDS encoding ATP-binding protein, translated as MNSKLQDIVFQFSSDLYCLIGDDGYFQQVNTAWEDLLGWTEAELILQPWFALVHPEELNITMQVYQELVSGEAIQLENRYSHKDGTYRWLAWRMLLNDDGQVYGIGRDISTYKQQELALEAIVQRQATNLRMARQAEKLAREQFQEAQQQLNSLKTQFEERLRLQVEQRVQQILLGESIPADISYTLTYEDLLRSMLDHLYPAIPHDISGTILLLDTQPEGLESTLENRRYNLPGCKLFFNNHRPLSNQLQEDIQQQMLVRLSKLSGQDLSQASLTVHYLNSLEPQAENTLDDIGSLLLVPLINTPYEDNRIIGLLFVGTEQVEQFNEEQIRLLYHVASNASIAIQQLRFFFITLEKYDLESILAHLPEGVLLLDAEQRVILTNPVARDYLSSLADINGDNVLQTLGGKSLQELQQCDIHDPSCNEVTSVNQSDLVIEVIVERVTLEIHSVYWLVLLRDISDRKRVEAEIRKALEKERELNSLKSRLVRTISHEYRTPLATIILAAETLTKYYDRLAKDKQFSALKRIQTAAQQMAQLVDDILLSNQIESGKLAFHPAPLDIVKFCEQIVEDIKLLGDYRHRIIFTHKGDMQSIHLDATLVRQFLTNLLNNAIKYSPEGGIVRLRLASGNGKVVFQVEDQGITIPPLDQPKIFDAFHRGSNVDTIPGTGLGLAIVKKAVELHGGEIRFHSQLGVGTTFTVKLPLVSSQN; from the coding sequence ATGAATAGCAAGTTGCAAGATATTGTTTTTCAGTTTTCCTCGGATTTGTACTGTCTGATAGGAGATGATGGCTACTTTCAACAGGTAAACACGGCGTGGGAAGATTTACTCGGCTGGACAGAGGCAGAATTGATACTTCAGCCTTGGTTTGCTTTGGTTCACCCAGAAGAGCTAAACATCACAATGCAAGTTTACCAGGAACTAGTCAGTGGTGAAGCCATTCAGTTAGAAAATCGTTACAGTCATAAGGATGGTACCTACCGTTGGTTAGCCTGGAGAATGCTTTTAAATGATGATGGTCAAGTTTATGGTATCGGACGTGACATCAGTACCTATAAGCAGCAGGAGTTAGCCTTAGAGGCGATCGTTCAAAGACAAGCCACAAATTTACGTATGGCGCGTCAAGCTGAAAAACTTGCAAGAGAACAGTTTCAGGAAGCGCAACAGCAATTAAATTCTTTAAAAACACAATTTGAAGAAAGACTCAGATTACAAGTTGAGCAACGTGTGCAGCAGATACTGTTGGGTGAATCTATCCCGGCAGATATTTCTTACACTCTGACCTACGAAGATTTACTGAGGTCGATGCTTGACCACTTGTATCCAGCAATTCCCCACGATATTTCCGGAACAATTTTGCTCTTGGATACTCAGCCAGAGGGTTTAGAAAGTACCCTGGAAAATCGTCGATACAATTTACCTGGCTGTAAATTATTTTTTAACAATCATCGTCCCTTAAGCAATCAGCTTCAGGAAGATATCCAACAACAAATGTTGGTACGTTTATCAAAATTAAGTGGACAGGATTTAAGTCAGGCTTCCTTAACTGTTCATTATCTCAATTCTTTGGAACCACAGGCAGAAAATACCCTAGATGATATTGGTTCCCTGTTGTTGGTTCCTCTAATTAATACGCCCTACGAAGATAACCGCATTATTGGGTTATTATTTGTGGGAACTGAGCAGGTGGAACAATTTAACGAAGAACAGATTCGCCTACTTTACCACGTCGCGAGTAACGCTTCCATTGCCATTCAGCAGCTACGCTTCTTTTTTATTACCTTAGAAAAGTATGACTTAGAGAGTATTTTGGCACATTTGCCGGAGGGAGTGCTGTTGCTAGATGCAGAGCAACGAGTGATTTTAACCAATCCCGTTGCTAGGGATTATCTCTCTTCCCTTGCAGATATAAATGGGGATAACGTGTTACAAACTTTGGGTGGAAAATCCCTGCAAGAATTACAGCAATGCGATATTCATGATCCTAGTTGTAATGAAGTAACTTCCGTGAATCAGAGTGATTTAGTTATAGAAGTGATTGTAGAGCGCGTCACCCTGGAAATTCATTCGGTTTACTGGTTGGTGTTGCTGCGGGATATTAGCGATCGCAAACGTGTAGAAGCGGAAATTCGCAAAGCATTAGAAAAGGAACGGGAGTTAAATTCCCTGAAAAGTCGCTTAGTCAGAACGATTTCCCACGAGTACCGTACACCCCTCGCCACAATTATTTTAGCCGCAGAAACTTTGACTAAGTACTATGATAGGCTGGCAAAGGATAAGCAATTTTCCGCACTCAAAAGAATTCAGACTGCTGCCCAACAGATGGCACAGTTAGTTGATGACATTTTATTAAGCAATCAAATTGAGTCGGGAAAGTTAGCGTTTCATCCTGCACCCTTAGATATTGTGAAATTCTGTGAGCAGATAGTTGAAGATATCAAGCTTTTAGGTGATTATCGTCATCGAATAATTTTCACCCATAAAGGCGATATGCAGAGCATTCACTTGGATGCAACTTTAGTCCGTCAATTTCTCACCAATTTACTCAATAATGCCATTAAATACTCTCCAGAGGGGGGAATTGTGCGCTTACGTCTTGCTAGTGGTAATGGAAAAGTGGTATTTCAGGTAGAAGACCAAGGAATTACCATACCACCCCTAGACCAACCGAAAATCTTTGATGCTTTTCATCGTGGTAGTAATGTGGATACGATTCCTGGTACAGGGTTGGGTTTAGCAATTGTCAAGAAAGCGGTGGAATTGCACGGGGGAGAAATTCGCTTTCATAGTCAGTTAGGTGTGGGTACAACTTTTACTGTCAAGTTACCCTTAGTATCGAGCCAGAATTAG